The genomic interval GGACCAGCCGGTGGGCACCTCGGGCGAGGTCCAGCCGTAGAGCGCCTTGGCGTCGCGCGGAGCCAGGTTGACGCAGCCGTGGCTCGTGGGCTCGCCGAAGCGGTCGTGCCAGTAGGCGGTGTGCAGCGCGTAGTCCTGCTCGAAGAACATGGTCCACGGCACGGTGGCCACGCGGTAGGTGTCATTGCCCGCGGTCCCGTTGCCCGTCATGTCCGCCTCGGCGAATTTTATCCAGACGCGGAAGAGTCCCTCGGGCGTGTCCGTGCCCGGCTTCCCGGAGGAGATGAGCGTGGCGTACACGGGGCGCTCTCCCTCGTAGGCCACGAGCACCTGCGCATCCAGGTCCACGTCCACCCAACGCGAGCCAGCCTCGACGCCCGGCGGAGCGTGGGAGAACCAGGCGACGTGAAGGTCGTCCCGCGCCACCCAGTGGTCCTCCGCGATGAGGACCCAGCGGCCATCGGCGGAGAGCTCTCGCACCGCCACGAGGGTCCGGGGTGGAAGCACCGTCTCCCGCGCGGCCTTCGCGTCCGGCGCCATCTTCACCTCCACGGGCGCGGAGGGCTTCGTTCGCGACTGCGCCCACGCGAACGGCGTGGACAGCTCCGACAGCTGCTCCGCGTCCACGCCGACAAAAGAGGAGGGGCGGTACTCGCGGAGGACTCGCGCCTCCAGGTACTGGCCATCCGTGGTGCGCCAGAAGGTGCGCCGGCCCACGCGCACCTGTCCGCGCAGCTTCACCGTCACGGAGCCCTTGAGCAGGACACCCTTCTTGCGTGCGCGGGCGAGCGCGAGGCTCGGATAGGCGCGCACGCGCTTGCCGACGACACGCGCGTAGGTGCCGGGGGTGAGCTCACCTTCGCGCAGACGGGGCAGGTCGCGGACACGCGGCTCGCGGAAGTTGCGTTCGAGGTAGCGCTCGCAGACCCAACCTCGCGGCTGGATTTCGACCCAGGTGTCGCACTCCGGACCGCGCATGGCGGTCTCGCTCTTCCACAGGATGCGCATGTCCTGGGCCACGGTGCCCAGGGGCGGCGCGTTCTGACGAGGCTCGGAGCGGACCGCGATGGAGCGGAGCACACGCAGAGAGCCCGCGTCGGGTTGGTAGGGAATGGCGACAGGTTCCGTGCCGGCATCCGCGCCACTCGCCGCCGTGGGCCGAGGGGCCCCGTCGTCATCGAGCCCCAGCGCCGGGTCGTCGAGCACGTAGCTGGTGTCCTCCAGGGGTTCGCCATCCGGACCCAACACGAGCTCCTCGGCCGGGTTCTTCTTGTCGGGGATGACGACGAGCTGCTCGGCGGGGAGCGGCGGTGGGCTCTCTGAATCCGTGTCCGAGTCCGAGTCCGTGGAGAGGGATTCTCCCTGCTCGGGCTTGGGGAGGGCGCTGAGCGCGGGGTCGATGGCGAGCGAGGGTTCCTGCGCGGCGGTGATTGTCTCGGACGTCGCGGAACGAGATGTCGCAGCAGGACGCGCGAGCCCCCCATCCGGGTCGAGCACGGGCGCGGTCCGTGTCCACGCGGCATGGAGCTCTCCCGGCGAGGTTCCCGCGGAAGGCGAAGCGACAGCCACGCGTGTTCCGCCATCCATGGAGTGGGTTGTGTCGCGCGCCGCGCTCTCGTCTCCCGGGGCGGAGTCGTCTCCACTGAAATCAGCGTCCCTCGGAGGAGTACCGCGCATGCCCTCGTCGCCACCTGCCGCATTCAAGGCCAGCGCGTTCCCATCCGGCGATGGAGCACTGTTCTGCTCCACGGATGGCGAAGCGGTCGCGGACATCTGCCCGTTCTCGTGCCCGCTGCGCCCATCCGCCGGAAGCACCGTCGAGCCCGTTCCAGCTACAGCGTCCGGCCCCCGCGCATCTCCCAACGGAGCGCCACTCTCACGCGTAACTCCGGGGCCCCACGGCTGCGCCGCCGCATCAGCGGCGGAGCGTCCTCCCGCGAGCGTGGAGGGATTCTTCACCTCGCCGTTCGGGCGGGAGTCCTCCGACTTCGATGAAGGCGAACAGGCGATTCCGGGCAGAAGAAGGGCGAGCTGAAGCCAACGTCGCATGTGGATGACACGGTACGAGGGCTCGCCTGCTTGCTCAACGTCGTCCGAGGTGGGGCCGCCTGCGCGCGACTCCGCGCGGGTGCGCAAGCCGTGCCGCCCCGGCGGTCGATGTCACATGCAACGGAATGAAGCCCGCACCCGCCGTCCCGCCCTCCTTCACGAGACATGTCTCAGCCTGAGACATGTCACATGGCGGACAGCCCCCCCGCTAACGAAGGAGCCCGACGAGCTCGGCGGGGAGCGCCGTCCCCACGGGCCACAGCACATAGGCCATGCCGCGCGAGTGCTGCCACGCACGCCACAGCTCATCGCGCTTGTACGTCACCGCCACCGTCTCGTTCGTCTTGAACGCGGGGTCGTTGCACACGACGTCCCCTTCTGGCGTGAAGCCCTTGAGCACGATGAGGTGCCCATCCGAGCTGCGCACGGGAGACCCCGTGAGCTCCCCCTCCGCGTAGGCGATGCTGATGCTGACGGGAATGCCCAGGGCGATGAGCCGCTCCACCTGCGCGAAGCCATCCAGCCGCATCACCGCGCCATGCAGCACGCCCTCGCCGATGGCGGAGGCATACGCGGTGTTGAAAGCCCAGTTGCCCGTGCCCTTGTAGACCCAGTCATACGTCCGGTCCGCGGACAAGGGCACCGTGGTCTCCAGCGCGGGCTTCGCGAGCTTCCGCCCCCAGTACGCCAGCAACATCGAGGTCGACGTGGGCGAGCACCACACCGGACCGCCCTCCGGATACAGCATCTGCGAGTACCCCGGCACCTCCAGCACCGTCCCCCACGCCGCCTGGTCCGACACCGCGTCGGAGGCCACGCCCCGCTTGTCGCTCACCGCCGCCGACAGCGCACGGACCCGAGGCGACACCTCCGGCTGGGACGAGTACAGCCACACCGCCATCCGCAACGCATCCGCGCGGCGCTTGAGGTTGAGCGTGTCGGTGGACACATGCCCATCCGCGTCCCCCTGTCCGTCCACGCTGTGCCGCGCCACGGGCTCCTTGTCGAAGGCCCAGACTCCCAGCTCGTAGTCCTTCGTCCACGCGCCGTCGATGCGCGCCGCGAGCGTCACCTTCACCCAGGTGCCCGGAGGCGTGAGCACGTCGAACGAAGGCACCACGCTGGTGAAACCACCCGGCACCAGCTGGACCTCGGAGACCGCGCGCCCCAGGCGATAGGGACCCTCGTGGTAGCGCGTGCTGCCATCCTCCATGCGGCCCGCGGCAATCGGCGTGCTCTCCGTCCGAGCCGAGGCATCCAACACCAGGACGCCCTCCGCCGTCAGCGCCGCGCCCTCACGGGCGAAGCGGTCGAAGTCCCTCTCACTCGCGCTGCGACGCCACAGCCGCGCCGGAGGCCCTGGCTCATCCAACGGAGAATCCTCGAGGCCTCGCTGCTGCGCGACACAGGCCGTCTGCGTGGAAGCCAGGATGAAGGCAAGCGTCGTCAGGGAGCGGGCGTTCACGGCCCGGAGTCTGCGAGCCCCGCCGCACCTCGCACAAGTTGCATCGCATCAACCACCGCCGCACGGGACCCGGGGACCTGCGCCCACGGCGTTCATTGGCGGGCACAGCGGAATGGCGCCCCACGCCCCGGCCTCGTCGAGCCCCGCGGCACCGAAGCGCCATCCATCGGACGCGGAGGCCAGCCCTCACCGGGTCCCCGGAGAGCCGCTCACGCGCTCAGCCCACACAACGCCGCCGAGGAGAAACCACCCGTCAGGCCTCCGGCTCCACGCCAGACGCCTCGAGCAATTTGTAGAGCGTCTTGCGGTCCACGTCGAGCAGCCGCGCCGCCTCGCTCTTGTTGCCACCCACGGCCTGGAGCACATGCGCGGCATACCGGCGCGACAGCTCCGCGAGGCTCGGCATGTCTCCCGCGAGCCCCGTCAACCGCTTGGGCGCATCGCCGATGGGCTCCGGGAAGTCCTGCGGCCCCAGCACCCCCGTCACGTTGAGCGCCAGCGCCCGCGCCACCACGTTCTCCAACTGCCGCACGTTGCCCGGCCAGTCATACGCCGTCAGCCGCGACATGGCCTCCTGAGTCACCACCGGGCTCACCCCGCCTCGCGCGTGCCGTCCCGCGAAGTGCTGCACCAGCGCGGGGATGTCCTCGCGCCGCTCGCGCAAGGGCGGCAGGTGCAGGTGCACCACGTCCAGCCGGTACAGCAGGTCCTCGCGGAACACGCCCTCCGCCACCCGCTCCTTCAAGTCCTTGTTCGTCGCCGCCACCACGCGCGCGTCCACCTTCACCGGCACGCTCTCGCCCACGCGGCGAATCTCGCCCTCCTGCAACACGCGCAAGAGCTGCGACTGCACCTTCATCCCCACGTCGCCAATCTCATCCAGGAAGAGCGTCCCGCCGTTCGCCTCCTCGAAGACACCGCGCCGCGCGCCCGAGGCGCCCGTGAAGCTGCCCTTCGCGTGGCCGAACAACTCGCTCTCCATCAGCGACTCGGTGATGGCGCCACAGTCCACCGGGATGAACGGCCCCGACGTGCGCGGCGAGCGCTTGTGCAGCGCGCGCGCCACCATCTCCTTGCCCGTGCCTGTCTCCCCCGTAATCAACACCGGCACGTTGCTCGCCGCCGCGCGGGCCACCTGCTTGTAGACCTCCAGCAACGCGGGGCTGCGTCCCACCAGCGCGCTGCGGTCCACCTGCTGGCGCAGCGAGCGGTTCTCCTCCACCAGCCGCTTCTGCTCCAACGCCCGCCGCGCCACGCGCAGAATCGCGTCCACGTCGAAGGGCTTCGCCAGGTAGTCGAACGCGCCCTGCTGGATGCTGTCGAGCGCGCCCTCGATGTTGCCGAAGGCCGTCACCACGATGACCGGCGTGTCCGGAAGGTGCGCCTTCACCTCCTGCAACACCTTCAGCCCATCGCCCGGCTCGGGCATGGCCATGTCCGTCAGCACCAGGTCGAACGCGCCCTCCGCCAGCCGCTCCTGCGCGGCCTTCGGATTCGCCGCCTGCGACACCGCGCCCAGGGGCCCCAACAACCGCTGGAGCAGGTCTCTCGCCTGAGGGTCATCGTCCACGACGAGGATGCGCGATGTACTCACGAGGCCACCTTGCGAATCGAGGAAGCAGAGGACGACTGCGCGGGCTCGGCGGTGCTTCCCTCCGCCTGCCGCGACACCCGCGTGAAGCGCACCACCACGCGTGTTCCCTTCCCCTCCTCCGAGCGCACCGTCAACGTCCCGCCGTGCGCCTCCACCACGCGCTTCGTGGTGGCCAACCCCAGGCCATGCCCCGGCAACGAGCGCGCCTCCGGCGCCCGGAAGAACGGCTGGAACAACAGCGCCAGCACCCCGGGGCCCATGCCCATGCCGTTGTCCACCACCTCCAGCACCGCGTCCGGGCCCTCGGTGAAGACGTTCACCGCCACCCGCGCCTC from Myxococcus stipitatus carries:
- a CDS encoding L,D-transpeptidase family protein; this translates as MSATASPSVEQNSAPSPDGNALALNAAGGDEGMRGTPPRDADFSGDDSAPGDESAARDTTHSMDGGTRVAVASPSAGTSPGELHAAWTRTAPVLDPDGGLARPAATSRSATSETITAAQEPSLAIDPALSALPKPEQGESLSTDSDSDTDSESPPPLPAEQLVVIPDKKNPAEELVLGPDGEPLEDTSYVLDDPALGLDDDGAPRPTAASGADAGTEPVAIPYQPDAGSLRVLRSIAVRSEPRQNAPPLGTVAQDMRILWKSETAMRGPECDTWVEIQPRGWVCERYLERNFREPRVRDLPRLREGELTPGTYARVVGKRVRAYPSLALARARKKGVLLKGSVTVKLRGQVRVGRRTFWRTTDGQYLEARVLREYRPSSFVGVDAEQLSELSTPFAWAQSRTKPSAPVEVKMAPDAKAARETVLPPRTLVAVRELSADGRWVLIAEDHWVARDDLHVAWFSHAPPGVEAGSRWVDVDLDAQVLVAYEGERPVYATLISSGKPGTDTPEGLFRVWIKFAEADMTGNGTAGNDTYRVATVPWTMFFEQDYALHTAYWHDRFGEPTSHGCVNLAPRDAKALYGWTSPEVPTGWSMVHASPDAPGSWVRIRGQARIPVKERKVRVAASTRALR
- a CDS encoding C39 family peptidase, which translates into the protein MNARSLTTLAFILASTQTACVAQQRGLEDSPLDEPGPPARLWRRSASERDFDRFAREGAALTAEGVLVLDASARTESTPIAAGRMEDGSTRYHEGPYRLGRAVSEVQLVPGGFTSVVPSFDVLTPPGTWVKVTLAARIDGAWTKDYELGVWAFDKEPVARHSVDGQGDADGHVSTDTLNLKRRADALRMAVWLYSSQPEVSPRVRALSAAVSDKRGVASDAVSDQAAWGTVLEVPGYSQMLYPEGGPVWCSPTSTSMLLAYWGRKLAKPALETTVPLSADRTYDWVYKGTGNWAFNTAYASAIGEGVLHGAVMRLDGFAQVERLIALGIPVSISIAYAEGELTGSPVRSSDGHLIVLKGFTPEGDVVCNDPAFKTNETVAVTYKRDELWRAWQHSRGMAYVLWPVGTALPAELVGLLR
- a CDS encoding sigma-54 dependent transcriptional regulator, translating into MSTSRILVVDDDPQARDLLQRLLGPLGAVSQAANPKAAQERLAEGAFDLVLTDMAMPEPGDGLKVLQEVKAHLPDTPVIVVTAFGNIEGALDSIQQGAFDYLAKPFDVDAILRVARRALEQKRLVEENRSLRQQVDRSALVGRSPALLEVYKQVARAAASNVPVLITGETGTGKEMVARALHKRSPRTSGPFIPVDCGAITESLMESELFGHAKGSFTGASGARRGVFEEANGGTLFLDEIGDVGMKVQSQLLRVLQEGEIRRVGESVPVKVDARVVAATNKDLKERVAEGVFREDLLYRLDVVHLHLPPLRERREDIPALVQHFAGRHARGGVSPVVTQEAMSRLTAYDWPGNVRQLENVVARALALNVTGVLGPQDFPEPIGDAPKRLTGLAGDMPSLAELSRRYAAHVLQAVGGNKSEAARLLDVDRKTLYKLLEASGVEPEA